The following proteins are encoded in a genomic region of Montipora foliosa isolate CH-2021 chromosome 10, ASM3666993v2, whole genome shotgun sequence:
- the LOC137974453 gene encoding tetratricopeptide repeat protein 28-like gives MANGNLGAAYHGLGNFKRAIGYHEQHLSIAKEVGDRAGEGGANGNLGAAYHGLGNFKRAIGYHEQHLSIAKEVGDRAGEGAANGNLGNAYGRMGELENALLFNEQHLTISKETEDPVGQGIACYRLGLFHEFLGSLCKALNFYRLSIKHFDETRRLLQAEDAWKISFRDTIQVEYTALWTALLKNGEVDEALFAAEQGRAQALTDILKVRFGVDEEPTSAIARTETISTLMKYLPLQTVFIALAGNTISFWLLRRASGINYREKEIENGSADSLIKTTLKQIGAGAVVQCENRSVHTHRSRFSCSGEVVEESFQSFSVSDNPLQSLYDFLISPIAELLQGDDLIFVPDGPFFLAPYSALSDSVRIRTFPSLTALKVISSALDDFNSKSEALLVGDPCLKEITWRTGGPMSKQLPCAKKEVEMIGELLQTTPLTGENATKAEVLKRMKSVALIHIAAHGDDEFGEIVLAPNPNRASQIPKEEDYMLTMNDVHAVRLQAKLVVLSCCHSGQGEIKSEGVVGIARAFLCAGARSVLVSLWAIDDEATFLFMKSFYQHLADRKSTSLALHHAMKSLRETKEYSAIKYWAPFVLTGDDVSFEFGLQLEKNETASKT, from the coding sequence atggccaatggtaatctcggcgcCGCTTATCAcggtctgggcaattttaagcgagccatagggtatcacgaacaacatcttagcattgcaaaagaagtaggggatagggccggggagggaggggccaatggtaatctcggcgcCGCTTATCAcggtctgggcaattttaagcgagccatagggtatcacgaacaacatcttagcattgcaaaagaagtaggggatagggccggggagggagcggccaatggtaatctcggcaacgcttatggcAGAATGGGTGAGCTTGAAAATGCTCTTCTCTTTAACGAACAGCATCTTACTATTTCCAAGGAAACGGAGGATCCAGTAGGGCAGGGAATCGCTTGCTATCGGCTTGGTCTTTTTCATGAATTCTTAGGCTCGTTGTGCAAAGCCCTTAATTTTTATCGTCTAAGcataaaacattttgatgaaacaaggcgTCTTCTTCAGGCCGaagatgcatggaaaataagctttcgtgatACAATACAAGTGGAGTACACAGCTCTGTGGACAGcacttttgaagaatggagaggttgatgagGCTTTGTTTGCTGCTGAACAAGGACGTGCACAGGCTTTGACAGACATTTTGAAGGTGCGATTTGGCGTTGATGAAGAACCTACCTCGGCAATTGCGAGGACGGAAACTATCTCCACTCTTATGAAATATTTGCCCTTACAAACAGTTTTCATAGCACTTGCAGGGAACACTATCAGTTTTTGGCTTCTGAGAAGAGCAAGCGGAATAAACTATAGGGAGAAGGAAATCGAAAATGGAAGTGCTGACTCACTGATaaagactactttgaaacagaTTGGCGCGGGGGCTGTTGTCCAATGCGAGAATCGCTCGGTACACACACATCGTAGTCGGTTCTCTTGCAGTGGAGAAGTTGTTGAGGAATCTTTTCAGTCTTTCAGCGTGTCCGACAACCCCTTGCAGTCCTTGTATGATTTCTTAATCAGTCCAATTGCAGAATTGCTCCAGGGTGATGACTTGatctttgttcctgatggaccaTTTTTCTTGGCACCTTATTCTGCAttgagtgactctgtcaggatccgtaCTTTTCCCTCGCTAACCGCCTTAAAAGTGATCTCTAGTGCACTTGACGACTTCAATAGTAAGAGTGAAGCGCTACTTGTGGGCGATCCGTGCTTGAAGGAAATCACTTGGCGCACCGGTGGACCCATGTCTAAACAGTTGCCGTGTGCGAAAAAAGAGGTGGAGATGATTGGAGAACTTCTACAGACCACGCCTCTCACTGGCGAAAATGCAACGAAAGCTGAGGTCCTGAAAAGAATGAAATCAGTTGCTTTAATCCACATTGCGGCTCATGGAGATGATGAATTTGGAGAAATTGTTTTGGCCCCAAATCCCAACCGTGCATCCCAGATTCCCAaagaggaagattacatgttaacAATGAACGATGTTCATGCAGTTCGTCTTCAGGCAAAGCTGGTTGTGCtgagttgctgtcatagtggtCAGGGAGAGATAAAATCTGAGGGTGTGGTGGGAATAGCCAgagctttcctgtgtgctggtgcccggtctgttctggtgtcactctgggcaattgatgaTGAGGCGACCTTCTTGTTCATGAAGAGTTTTTAtcaacacttggcagataggAAAAGTACAAGTTTAGCTCTTCACCATGCCATGAAATCTCTTCGGGAGACAAAGGAGTATTCCGCCATTaaatactgggcgccatttgttcTAACTGGCGATGATGTCTCGTTTGAATTTGGGCTACAACTCGAAAAGAATG